Proteins co-encoded in one Strix uralensis isolate ZFMK-TIS-50842 chromosome 2, bStrUra1, whole genome shotgun sequence genomic window:
- the SENP7 gene encoding sentrin-specific protease 7 isoform X2: MERRSSSSHVSWKLSANNREPSTKGRRQKDCDRHGSNDEESVGQPKVILTNVLRTKIGRKYTQAQLKTGANFSDAGKLQSDQPLSSSAASLKIWQILNPTLQSLFLSKRQPKVILTNVLRTKIGRKYIDSHVIIDANLSDADKLQSGQLLSSSVASLQTCQILSSPHESSFLSERSEHCLRKTDDDVYKLTKASKEPEKNNVFTFRRRELQKKENKNYDELGKRSRNMNSTTLSQKESSSFDSEKRKRRSSGHISDYCSAPIPEKSFLLSKERRLSSTQSPCHRTPCEDEQGHRSNTTLVLDCIPQPLERDHKDVSTCNHLSPAHSCTEEPGSESPPRNLSEKQLSATSEDVISAQVSTIRKLKMDKSQYLSKLRNRICRGDRQLASVDPIVLSSDDEDGPSESKRTELLQDNVTDNKETDQRPDFCFSAKLLEGNMESHTEQFLTESFEDKCPISLPSGSTPRKQMTPGLDVEFDNLYIGKFKWLSTGPARFTTKYITIPFQVALNKNIKLTVDTLDLRRFGLWRGYGGSSSTMIIFLWLSVDYVEKIETQLGKLVTGKPSKSSEFVFLELSQPLTEWKEDRLTALITGVSKKNRAPDLSEVLSLKQALPLLKDLSPEESSFMSYSKDLLKQRMPKEGTLEAHEPAVQESRPKVARPSYALANKQSSGFYSISLSSALNEEWKEVREAGAVKNLIVYPPPPAKGGLGVTREDLECLEYGEFLNDVIIDFYLKYLLLEKAPKHLADRTHIFSSFFYKCLTRTEKNSEGDLKVSAAQRRHRRVRTWTRHINIFSKDYIFVPVNEESHWYIAVVCFPWLEEAMYEDCPHQNSLYHQPQESSLWSESENTRPGSVLAFPGNCKDEEEMDANSSLFSKEGGSEIAASASVLDSCLSKISLSNSKRQICKRPCILILDSLKAGSVQKTVQVLREYLEVEWEAKRKTHREFNKSTMTDLCPRVPKQDNSSDCGVYLLQYVESFFQNPIVNFEQPLHLENWFPRQVIRTKREEIRDLILQLHFQQHSGSSS, from the exons tggaaattaaGTGCCAACAACAGAGAGCCTTCCACAAAAGGAAGAAGGCAAAAGGACTGTGACAGACACGGCTCTAATGATGAAGAATCAGTTGG GCAACCCAAAGTTATCTTGACGAATGTCCTGAGGAcgaaaataggaagaaaatataCACAGGCGCAACTTAAAACTGGTGCTAATTTTTCTGATGCTGGCAAGCTGCAGTCAGATCAACCACTCTCATCATCTGCTGCCAGCCTAAAGATATGGCAGATTTTAAACCCTACTCTCCAAAGCCTTTTTCTGTCTAAAAG GCAACCCAAAGTTATCTTGACGAATGTCCTGAGGACgaaaattggaagaaaatacATAGACAGCCACGTAATAATTGATGCAAATTTATCTGATGCTGACAAATTACAGTCGGGTCAACTACTCTCATCATCTGTTGCCAGCCTACAGACATGTCAAATATTAAGTTCTCCTCATGAAAgttcttttctgtctgaaag GTCCGAGCATTGCCTGAGAAAAACAGATGATGATGTGTATAAATTGACCAAAGCTTCtaaagaaccagaaaaaaataatgtcttcaCTTTTAGAAGACgagagctgcagaagaaag AAAACAAGAACTATGATGAACTGGGAAAGAGGAGCAGAAACATGAACAGCACCACTCTCAGTCAGAAGGAATCCAGCTCTTTTgattctgagaaaaggaaaagaagatctAGTGGCCATATTTCTGATTATTGTAGTGCACCCATTCCAGAAAAATCATTTCTACTCTCT AAAGAGCGAAGATTGAGTTCAACTCAGTCTCCTTGCCACAGAACACCCTGTGAGGATGAACAGGGTCACAGATCTAATACAACTCTGGTGCTGGATTGTATTCCCCAGCCATTAGAGAGAGACCATAAAGACGTTTCCACCTGCAACCACTTAAGTCCTGCTCACAGCTGCACAGAGGAACCTGGCTCAGAGTCTCCTCCCAGAAATTTGTCAGAGAAACAGCTTTCTGCCACCAGTGAGGATGTGATTTCAGCACAAGTTAGTACCATCAGGAAATTAAAGATGGACAAATCGCAGTACCTGAGCAAGCTGCGTAACAGAATCTGCAGGGGTGATCGACAACTTGCTTCAGTTGACCCAA ttgTCCTTTCCAGTGATGATGAGGATGGACCTTCTGAATCAAAacgcacagagctgctgcaggataATGTCACTGACAATAAAGAAACAGACCAACGGCCTGACTTCTGTTTCTCAGCAAAGCTATTGGAAGGCAACATGGAAAGTCACACAGAGCAG tttttaacaGAGTCATTTGAAGATAAATGTCCTATCAGTTTACCTTCTGGAAGCACACCTAGAAAACAGATGACCCCAGGATTGGATGTTGAATTTGATAATCTGTACATTGGGAAATTTAAATGGTTATCAACAGGTCCTGCTAGG TTTACAACCAAGTATATTACGATCCCATTTCAGG TGGCTCTTAATAAGAATATTAAGCTGACAGTGGATACTCTGGATCTGAGAAGGTTTGGCTTGTGGAGAGGTTATGGTGGCAGTTCTTCAACAATGATCATTTTCCTTTGGTTGTCTGTAGATTATGTGGAAAAGATTGAAACCCAATTAGGAAAGTTAGTTACCGGCAAGCCAT CCAAATCTAGTGAATTTGTCTTTCTTGAACTATCCCAACCACTCACAGAATGGAAAGAAGACAGACTGACTGCATTGATTACTGGTGTGAGCAAGAAGAACAGAGCACCAGATCTCTCTGAGGTTTTGTCTTTGAAGCAAGCATTACCCTTGTTGAAGGACCTTTCTCCTGAAGAGAGCTCTTTCATGAGTTACAGTAAGGATCTACTAAAGCAACGTATGCCAAAAGAGGGTACCTTAGAAGCCCATGAGCCTGCAGTTCAG GAATCGAGACCAAAAGTGGCCAGGCCCAGTTATGCCCTTGCAAATAAGCAGAGTAGTGGTTTCTATTCTATCTCTCTGTCCTCTGCACTGAATGAAGAATGGAAAGAAGTAAGAGAAGCTGGAGCAGTTAAGAA CTTAATTGTTTATCCACCCCCACCTGCAAAAGGAGGACTGGGAGTCACAAGAGAAGACCTAGAGTGCTTAGAATATGGAGAGTTTCTCAATGATGTCATCATTGATTTCTATCTTAA ATACCTGTTGTTGGAGAAGGCACCGAAACATCTTGCTGACCGTACACACATTTTTAGCAGTTTCTTCTATAAGTGCCTGACCAGGACAGAAAAAAACTCTGAGGGGGATCTCAAAGTTTC agcagcacagagaagaCACAGAAGAGTAAGAACGTGGACTCGTCATATAAACATCTTCAGTAAAGATTATATCTTTGTGCCTGTGAATGAGGA GTCTCATTGGTACATTGCAGTTGTCTGTTTTCCTTGGTTAGAAGAAGCTATGTATGAGGACTGTCCCCATCAGAACTCATTATATCACCAGCCTCAAGAGTCTTCACTTTGGTCAGAGAGTGAGAACACTAGACCTGGTTCAGTGTTGGCCTTTCCTGGCAACTGTAAGGATGAAGAAGAAATGGATGCTAACAGCAGTTTATTCTCAAAAG AAGGTGGCAGTGaaattgctgcttctgcttcagtCCTGGATTCATGTCTTTCTAAA ATTTCCCTAAGTAATTCCAAAAGGCAGATTTGTAAAAG GCCTTGTATACTCATCTTAGATTCTTTGAAAGCTGGTTCCGTGCAGAAAACAGTTCAGGTTTTAAGAGA GTACCTTGAAGTGGAATGGGAAGCTAAACGAAAAACTCATCGAGAATTCAATAAATCAACAATGACTGACCTGTGTCCCAGAGTGCCTAAACAAGATAACAGTAGTGATTGTGGGGTCTATTTGCTGCAATATGTGGAAAGCTTCTTCCAG
- the SENP7 gene encoding sentrin-specific protease 7 isoform X1, giving the protein MERRSSSSHVSFRIPKKKTNTKSEDVQVQSPLARLPGYHHWDYPLKEWKLSANNREPSTKGRRQKDCDRHGSNDEESVGQPKVILTNVLRTKIGRKYTQAQLKTGANFSDAGKLQSDQPLSSSAASLKIWQILNPTLQSLFLSKRQPKVILTNVLRTKIGRKYIDSHVIIDANLSDADKLQSGQLLSSSVASLQTCQILSSPHESSFLSERSEHCLRKTDDDVYKLTKASKEPEKNNVFTFRRRELQKKENKNYDELGKRSRNMNSTTLSQKESSSFDSEKRKRRSSGHISDYCSAPIPEKSFLLSKERRLSSTQSPCHRTPCEDEQGHRSNTTLVLDCIPQPLERDHKDVSTCNHLSPAHSCTEEPGSESPPRNLSEKQLSATSEDVISAQVSTIRKLKMDKSQYLSKLRNRICRGDRQLASVDPIVLSSDDEDGPSESKRTELLQDNVTDNKETDQRPDFCFSAKLLEGNMESHTEQFLTESFEDKCPISLPSGSTPRKQMTPGLDVEFDNLYIGKFKWLSTGPARFTTKYITIPFQVALNKNIKLTVDTLDLRRFGLWRGYGGSSSTMIIFLWLSVDYVEKIETQLGKLVTGKPSKSSEFVFLELSQPLTEWKEDRLTALITGVSKKNRAPDLSEVLSLKQALPLLKDLSPEESSFMSYSKDLLKQRMPKEGTLEAHEPAVQESRPKVARPSYALANKQSSGFYSISLSSALNEEWKEVREAGAVKNLIVYPPPPAKGGLGVTREDLECLEYGEFLNDVIIDFYLKYLLLEKAPKHLADRTHIFSSFFYKCLTRTEKNSEGDLKVSAAQRRHRRVRTWTRHINIFSKDYIFVPVNEESHWYIAVVCFPWLEEAMYEDCPHQNSLYHQPQESSLWSESENTRPGSVLAFPGNCKDEEEMDANSSLFSKEGGSEIAASASVLDSCLSKISLSNSKRQICKRPCILILDSLKAGSVQKTVQVLREYLEVEWEAKRKTHREFNKSTMTDLCPRVPKQDNSSDCGVYLLQYVESFFQNPIVNFEQPLHLENWFPRQVIRTKREEIRDLILQLHFQQHSGSSS; this is encoded by the exons tggaaattaaGTGCCAACAACAGAGAGCCTTCCACAAAAGGAAGAAGGCAAAAGGACTGTGACAGACACGGCTCTAATGATGAAGAATCAGTTGG GCAACCCAAAGTTATCTTGACGAATGTCCTGAGGAcgaaaataggaagaaaatataCACAGGCGCAACTTAAAACTGGTGCTAATTTTTCTGATGCTGGCAAGCTGCAGTCAGATCAACCACTCTCATCATCTGCTGCCAGCCTAAAGATATGGCAGATTTTAAACCCTACTCTCCAAAGCCTTTTTCTGTCTAAAAG GCAACCCAAAGTTATCTTGACGAATGTCCTGAGGACgaaaattggaagaaaatacATAGACAGCCACGTAATAATTGATGCAAATTTATCTGATGCTGACAAATTACAGTCGGGTCAACTACTCTCATCATCTGTTGCCAGCCTACAGACATGTCAAATATTAAGTTCTCCTCATGAAAgttcttttctgtctgaaag GTCCGAGCATTGCCTGAGAAAAACAGATGATGATGTGTATAAATTGACCAAAGCTTCtaaagaaccagaaaaaaataatgtcttcaCTTTTAGAAGACgagagctgcagaagaaag AAAACAAGAACTATGATGAACTGGGAAAGAGGAGCAGAAACATGAACAGCACCACTCTCAGTCAGAAGGAATCCAGCTCTTTTgattctgagaaaaggaaaagaagatctAGTGGCCATATTTCTGATTATTGTAGTGCACCCATTCCAGAAAAATCATTTCTACTCTCT AAAGAGCGAAGATTGAGTTCAACTCAGTCTCCTTGCCACAGAACACCCTGTGAGGATGAACAGGGTCACAGATCTAATACAACTCTGGTGCTGGATTGTATTCCCCAGCCATTAGAGAGAGACCATAAAGACGTTTCCACCTGCAACCACTTAAGTCCTGCTCACAGCTGCACAGAGGAACCTGGCTCAGAGTCTCCTCCCAGAAATTTGTCAGAGAAACAGCTTTCTGCCACCAGTGAGGATGTGATTTCAGCACAAGTTAGTACCATCAGGAAATTAAAGATGGACAAATCGCAGTACCTGAGCAAGCTGCGTAACAGAATCTGCAGGGGTGATCGACAACTTGCTTCAGTTGACCCAA ttgTCCTTTCCAGTGATGATGAGGATGGACCTTCTGAATCAAAacgcacagagctgctgcaggataATGTCACTGACAATAAAGAAACAGACCAACGGCCTGACTTCTGTTTCTCAGCAAAGCTATTGGAAGGCAACATGGAAAGTCACACAGAGCAG tttttaacaGAGTCATTTGAAGATAAATGTCCTATCAGTTTACCTTCTGGAAGCACACCTAGAAAACAGATGACCCCAGGATTGGATGTTGAATTTGATAATCTGTACATTGGGAAATTTAAATGGTTATCAACAGGTCCTGCTAGG TTTACAACCAAGTATATTACGATCCCATTTCAGG TGGCTCTTAATAAGAATATTAAGCTGACAGTGGATACTCTGGATCTGAGAAGGTTTGGCTTGTGGAGAGGTTATGGTGGCAGTTCTTCAACAATGATCATTTTCCTTTGGTTGTCTGTAGATTATGTGGAAAAGATTGAAACCCAATTAGGAAAGTTAGTTACCGGCAAGCCAT CCAAATCTAGTGAATTTGTCTTTCTTGAACTATCCCAACCACTCACAGAATGGAAAGAAGACAGACTGACTGCATTGATTACTGGTGTGAGCAAGAAGAACAGAGCACCAGATCTCTCTGAGGTTTTGTCTTTGAAGCAAGCATTACCCTTGTTGAAGGACCTTTCTCCTGAAGAGAGCTCTTTCATGAGTTACAGTAAGGATCTACTAAAGCAACGTATGCCAAAAGAGGGTACCTTAGAAGCCCATGAGCCTGCAGTTCAG GAATCGAGACCAAAAGTGGCCAGGCCCAGTTATGCCCTTGCAAATAAGCAGAGTAGTGGTTTCTATTCTATCTCTCTGTCCTCTGCACTGAATGAAGAATGGAAAGAAGTAAGAGAAGCTGGAGCAGTTAAGAA CTTAATTGTTTATCCACCCCCACCTGCAAAAGGAGGACTGGGAGTCACAAGAGAAGACCTAGAGTGCTTAGAATATGGAGAGTTTCTCAATGATGTCATCATTGATTTCTATCTTAA ATACCTGTTGTTGGAGAAGGCACCGAAACATCTTGCTGACCGTACACACATTTTTAGCAGTTTCTTCTATAAGTGCCTGACCAGGACAGAAAAAAACTCTGAGGGGGATCTCAAAGTTTC agcagcacagagaagaCACAGAAGAGTAAGAACGTGGACTCGTCATATAAACATCTTCAGTAAAGATTATATCTTTGTGCCTGTGAATGAGGA GTCTCATTGGTACATTGCAGTTGTCTGTTTTCCTTGGTTAGAAGAAGCTATGTATGAGGACTGTCCCCATCAGAACTCATTATATCACCAGCCTCAAGAGTCTTCACTTTGGTCAGAGAGTGAGAACACTAGACCTGGTTCAGTGTTGGCCTTTCCTGGCAACTGTAAGGATGAAGAAGAAATGGATGCTAACAGCAGTTTATTCTCAAAAG AAGGTGGCAGTGaaattgctgcttctgcttcagtCCTGGATTCATGTCTTTCTAAA ATTTCCCTAAGTAATTCCAAAAGGCAGATTTGTAAAAG GCCTTGTATACTCATCTTAGATTCTTTGAAAGCTGGTTCCGTGCAGAAAACAGTTCAGGTTTTAAGAGA GTACCTTGAAGTGGAATGGGAAGCTAAACGAAAAACTCATCGAGAATTCAATAAATCAACAATGACTGACCTGTGTCCCAGAGTGCCTAAACAAGATAACAGTAGTGATTGTGGGGTCTATTTGCTGCAATATGTGGAAAGCTTCTTCCAG
- the SENP7 gene encoding sentrin-specific protease 7 isoform X4, whose product MERRSSSSHVSFRIPKKKTNTKSEDVQVQSPLARLPGYHHWDYPLKEWKLSANNREPSTKGRRQKDCDRHGSNDEESVGSEHCLRKTDDDVYKLTKASKEPEKNNVFTFRRRELQKKENKNYDELGKRSRNMNSTTLSQKESSSFDSEKRKRRSSGHISDYCSAPIPEKSFLLSKERRLSSTQSPCHRTPCEDEQGHRSNTTLVLDCIPQPLERDHKDVSTCNHLSPAHSCTEEPGSESPPRNLSEKQLSATSEDVISAQVSTIRKLKMDKSQYLSKLRNRICRGDRQLASVDPIVLSSDDEDGPSESKRTELLQDNVTDNKETDQRPDFCFSAKLLEGNMESHTEQFLTESFEDKCPISLPSGSTPRKQMTPGLDVEFDNLYIGKFKWLSTGPARFTTKYITIPFQVALNKNIKLTVDTLDLRRFGLWRGYGGSSSTMIIFLWLSVDYVEKIETQLGKLVTGKPSKSSEFVFLELSQPLTEWKEDRLTALITGVSKKNRAPDLSEVLSLKQALPLLKDLSPEESSFMSYSKDLLKQRMPKEGTLEAHEPAVQESRPKVARPSYALANKQSSGFYSISLSSALNEEWKEVREAGAVKNLIVYPPPPAKGGLGVTREDLECLEYGEFLNDVIIDFYLKYLLLEKAPKHLADRTHIFSSFFYKCLTRTEKNSEGDLKVSAAQRRHRRVRTWTRHINIFSKDYIFVPVNEESHWYIAVVCFPWLEEAMYEDCPHQNSLYHQPQESSLWSESENTRPGSVLAFPGNCKDEEEMDANSSLFSKEGGSEIAASASVLDSCLSKISLSNSKRQICKRPCILILDSLKAGSVQKTVQVLREYLEVEWEAKRKTHREFNKSTMTDLCPRVPKQDNSSDCGVYLLQYVESFFQNPIVNFEQPLHLENWFPRQVIRTKREEIRDLILQLHFQQHSGSSS is encoded by the exons tggaaattaaGTGCCAACAACAGAGAGCCTTCCACAAAAGGAAGAAGGCAAAAGGACTGTGACAGACACGGCTCTAATGATGAAGAATCAGTTGG GTCCGAGCATTGCCTGAGAAAAACAGATGATGATGTGTATAAATTGACCAAAGCTTCtaaagaaccagaaaaaaataatgtcttcaCTTTTAGAAGACgagagctgcagaagaaag AAAACAAGAACTATGATGAACTGGGAAAGAGGAGCAGAAACATGAACAGCACCACTCTCAGTCAGAAGGAATCCAGCTCTTTTgattctgagaaaaggaaaagaagatctAGTGGCCATATTTCTGATTATTGTAGTGCACCCATTCCAGAAAAATCATTTCTACTCTCT AAAGAGCGAAGATTGAGTTCAACTCAGTCTCCTTGCCACAGAACACCCTGTGAGGATGAACAGGGTCACAGATCTAATACAACTCTGGTGCTGGATTGTATTCCCCAGCCATTAGAGAGAGACCATAAAGACGTTTCCACCTGCAACCACTTAAGTCCTGCTCACAGCTGCACAGAGGAACCTGGCTCAGAGTCTCCTCCCAGAAATTTGTCAGAGAAACAGCTTTCTGCCACCAGTGAGGATGTGATTTCAGCACAAGTTAGTACCATCAGGAAATTAAAGATGGACAAATCGCAGTACCTGAGCAAGCTGCGTAACAGAATCTGCAGGGGTGATCGACAACTTGCTTCAGTTGACCCAA ttgTCCTTTCCAGTGATGATGAGGATGGACCTTCTGAATCAAAacgcacagagctgctgcaggataATGTCACTGACAATAAAGAAACAGACCAACGGCCTGACTTCTGTTTCTCAGCAAAGCTATTGGAAGGCAACATGGAAAGTCACACAGAGCAG tttttaacaGAGTCATTTGAAGATAAATGTCCTATCAGTTTACCTTCTGGAAGCACACCTAGAAAACAGATGACCCCAGGATTGGATGTTGAATTTGATAATCTGTACATTGGGAAATTTAAATGGTTATCAACAGGTCCTGCTAGG TTTACAACCAAGTATATTACGATCCCATTTCAGG TGGCTCTTAATAAGAATATTAAGCTGACAGTGGATACTCTGGATCTGAGAAGGTTTGGCTTGTGGAGAGGTTATGGTGGCAGTTCTTCAACAATGATCATTTTCCTTTGGTTGTCTGTAGATTATGTGGAAAAGATTGAAACCCAATTAGGAAAGTTAGTTACCGGCAAGCCAT CCAAATCTAGTGAATTTGTCTTTCTTGAACTATCCCAACCACTCACAGAATGGAAAGAAGACAGACTGACTGCATTGATTACTGGTGTGAGCAAGAAGAACAGAGCACCAGATCTCTCTGAGGTTTTGTCTTTGAAGCAAGCATTACCCTTGTTGAAGGACCTTTCTCCTGAAGAGAGCTCTTTCATGAGTTACAGTAAGGATCTACTAAAGCAACGTATGCCAAAAGAGGGTACCTTAGAAGCCCATGAGCCTGCAGTTCAG GAATCGAGACCAAAAGTGGCCAGGCCCAGTTATGCCCTTGCAAATAAGCAGAGTAGTGGTTTCTATTCTATCTCTCTGTCCTCTGCACTGAATGAAGAATGGAAAGAAGTAAGAGAAGCTGGAGCAGTTAAGAA CTTAATTGTTTATCCACCCCCACCTGCAAAAGGAGGACTGGGAGTCACAAGAGAAGACCTAGAGTGCTTAGAATATGGAGAGTTTCTCAATGATGTCATCATTGATTTCTATCTTAA ATACCTGTTGTTGGAGAAGGCACCGAAACATCTTGCTGACCGTACACACATTTTTAGCAGTTTCTTCTATAAGTGCCTGACCAGGACAGAAAAAAACTCTGAGGGGGATCTCAAAGTTTC agcagcacagagaagaCACAGAAGAGTAAGAACGTGGACTCGTCATATAAACATCTTCAGTAAAGATTATATCTTTGTGCCTGTGAATGAGGA GTCTCATTGGTACATTGCAGTTGTCTGTTTTCCTTGGTTAGAAGAAGCTATGTATGAGGACTGTCCCCATCAGAACTCATTATATCACCAGCCTCAAGAGTCTTCACTTTGGTCAGAGAGTGAGAACACTAGACCTGGTTCAGTGTTGGCCTTTCCTGGCAACTGTAAGGATGAAGAAGAAATGGATGCTAACAGCAGTTTATTCTCAAAAG AAGGTGGCAGTGaaattgctgcttctgcttcagtCCTGGATTCATGTCTTTCTAAA ATTTCCCTAAGTAATTCCAAAAGGCAGATTTGTAAAAG GCCTTGTATACTCATCTTAGATTCTTTGAAAGCTGGTTCCGTGCAGAAAACAGTTCAGGTTTTAAGAGA GTACCTTGAAGTGGAATGGGAAGCTAAACGAAAAACTCATCGAGAATTCAATAAATCAACAATGACTGACCTGTGTCCCAGAGTGCCTAAACAAGATAACAGTAGTGATTGTGGGGTCTATTTGCTGCAATATGTGGAAAGCTTCTTCCAG